The genomic interval TCAATGCGGGTGGACGCGCCGGTGGATGTTACCAGAACCGACCTCTTCAGCCTGCCCAGCACTTGCGGGTTAAGCTGCGCTCCGGCTATCCAACGGCCCTTCAGCTCGTCTATCTGGGAGAGCTTGCTCCAGACGGCTGCAGGGATATTTTCCAGTCTCTGTTCAAAACGTTTGTTTTGGGTCATAGTTAATCCTATATTTCAGCTATATAAGATTATATAAGATTGCGGGCAAGTCGGCATGCCGAAACTGAGGGACAAACTTTATCGGCAAAATATCGGCAATACTTAGATGCGTTATCGGCAATGCCACCAGCGGTTACTGTGACATGCTATGACACGCTACTGTGACATGGCATCGCAAAGGCGGCGGCTTTTAGGATTGGGACATGGATATAGGACATTATGCGCCATTTCCAATGAAAGGTTCTATCTATTGTCCTGCCCGGGCACCGGGCATCCGCATAGGTAGAACGTAAAGCCGAAATAAAGTCGCGTATTTTTGAGTTTTACCGACGCTAAATTCTACAGACTTGCCGCTTGGACTACTGCCCGGATGGTTCTGTCTATCGTCCTGCCCGGGGGTACCGGGTATTCGCATAGATAGAACCTCAAGCCCACATGAACCCGACGGAGAAGGTTCTATCTATCGTACTGCTCGGGGAGGCAATATGACCGGCAAAACGTTGAAATCGCGCTACTTGAGCCTCAAGCAGGACGGCTCAGAGATGTACGTGGAAGACGTCGCGCTGACCGGAACGACCGAGGATTACATCCCCATTGCGCTTGAGAAGCTGGAGATAGTCCGCAAAACCCTGCCGAAAGCGAAATGGAGCATCACGATAGAGGTGCAATTCACCGACGGTAGCTATCGGAGCAACAAACGCTATTACACCGTCCGCGACGCAGAGACCGGCAAAATCACAAACGCGGAGTTTTAACGGAGACGCTATGAAAATCCGATTATCCGTAGACGTGGAAATCAGAATGGGACAAGGCCCCGAAACCGGCATAAGCCTCGTCGGCTACATGCCCGACGGCACGACATACGCCGAGCTGGTCCGCGTATTCGGCAAACCCCGCCCGTTCGCATTCCCAAGCGGCAAAAGCAAGATTGAATGGGTCGGCAAAATCAACGGGCTGGAATTTAGCATCTACGACTACAAATCCGCCGTCATACCCGAAAAGAATACCGACTGGCACATCGGCGGCAAAAGCGAACTGACGGCAAAGCTGCTGTCCGCATATTTCAGGGCGCAATTTCACTGCGAAGGAATGTGTACACCGGCAAGGCGACGCATACCAAAAACCATTCTTGAGGCAAACGGAAACCGTTAAAAAGCGACAGAGCGTTTTTTATTCTATGGATGAAAATGTAAAATACCACAGGGGCAATGCAATGATGATTTGAGGAGGGAGCATATGGGTCATTCTTATACATTGAAAAACAGCAAATCCGAGGAAGCTCGGCTGAGCGCTCAGGCAAAGACACTTTACGGGGGAGCGGGGATTTTCAATCGGTTGCTGAAAAATGGATATAAAATTCTAGACGTGGGTTGCGGAACCGGAGTAATAGCGGAACATATAGCCTCAAACTTAGGGGACAGCCAAGTTTTTGGCATTGATATTGACGATGAAAAAATCAAGGGAAACACGCTGAAATATGGTCACAAAAATCTCAAGTTTGATGTGGGCGATTGTTACAAAATCCCGTATCCCGATAACTATTTTGATGCGGTTTATTGCCGCTTTTTGCTGATGCATCTTGATGAGCCGCAAAAAGCGGTAAAAGCGATGGCGCGGGTCGTGAAAAAGGGCGGGATAGTTTTGGCGCACGAGGGTTTGCATGACGCGATTTGGATTTCCCCGCCCCGTCCTCGCTTTACAAAATTTATCAAGGCATGGATGCGAAAAATGGCCGCGCTCGGACAAGACTGTTCCGTCGGACTGCGTCTCAACGCGCTGTTTGAAAAAGCGGGGCTTGACGGCATTAACATTGACATCAAAACGCATGGGGCCATCGGCTCCTGCAATGACTTCAATGCGTATATGGAAAACTGGAAACAACATTTGCCCAGTTTAAAATCCTCCATGAAAAATATTCTGACTGAAAAAACTGTCGCTGAAATTGAGCGGGAGTTGTCCGATTTTGATTCCTCTCACTACTATCTGGAATTAACCGTTCTGGCGAGCGGGCGAAAATGAGTAGAAAGATATTTATCTTTTTGGGATTATTTTTTCTCGGACCGAATGTATACGCGGGAGAAAAAATAGTTCGCGCTTTCATAGCCATAAAACCGTCGCAGTCATTTCATCCCAATGACAATGTTGACGGTATAAGCTCGGATCATCTAAACCAGATATACGACACGCTGTTTTGGAT from Elusimicrobiales bacterium carries:
- a CDS encoding class I SAM-dependent methyltransferase, which codes for MGHSYTLKNSKSEEARLSAQAKTLYGGAGIFNRLLKNGYKILDVGCGTGVIAEHIASNLGDSQVFGIDIDDEKIKGNTLKYGHKNLKFDVGDCYKIPYPDNYFDAVYCRFLLMHLDEPQKAVKAMARVVKKGGIVLAHEGLHDAIWISPPRPRFTKFIKAWMRKMAALGQDCSVGLRLNALFEKAGLDGINIDIKTHGAIGSCNDFNAYMENWKQHLPSLKSSMKNILTEKTVAEIERELSDFDSSHYYLELTVLASGRK